Proteins from a single region of Belliella baltica DSM 15883:
- a CDS encoding DsrE family protein, producing MNKLSLITIFLSFAFSSFSFGQTAQFPIVKGYGGIYQIPEATERPDPDGEYKIIIDLVSASDDPKQINRMVDNIARMINLHGLAGVPNENMKVKVAIHGGAVFTILNDAYYEKLYGVNNPNLPVFKALKDSGVDLYVCGQSLIARGMKPTDVSDQAELALSMLTTLTKFVPQGYMLLRF from the coding sequence ATGAACAAACTCTCCCTAATCACCATCTTCCTTTCTTTTGCTTTTTCAAGTTTTTCTTTTGGCCAAACCGCTCAATTTCCAATAGTCAAAGGATATGGAGGGATTTATCAAATTCCGGAGGCAACTGAAAGACCTGACCCTGATGGAGAATATAAGATTATTATTGATTTGGTTTCTGCTTCAGATGATCCTAAGCAAATCAATAGAATGGTAGATAACATCGCCCGAATGATCAATCTTCATGGTTTAGCGGGAGTGCCAAATGAAAATATGAAAGTTAAAGTTGCCATTCACGGTGGTGCAGTGTTTACCATTTTGAATGATGCATACTATGAAAAACTTTATGGGGTCAATAATCCAAACTTGCCCGTTTTTAAAGCACTGAAGGATTCAGGAGTTGATTTGTACGTTTGTGGTCAGTCTCTCATCGCTCGAGGAATGAAACCAACAGATGTCTCAGACCAAGCGGAACTTGCCTTGTCTATGTTAACGACCTTGACCAAATTTGTACCTCAAGGATACATGCTTCTACGATTTTAA
- a CDS encoding helix-turn-helix transcriptional regulator produces METQYYHAVSKKIKELRALKGYTQEFVATVLEKKSYSNYQKIESGKTNLSILDAKKLAELYDIDVIEIINPEQSKGDKIFMNKNCNNYESKVKLNISIELDGSIENLEKSMEILKKINGLL; encoded by the coding sequence ATGGAAACACAATATTATCATGCAGTTTCAAAAAAAATTAAAGAGTTGAGGGCTTTAAAAGGATATACTCAAGAATTTGTTGCAACTGTATTAGAAAAAAAAAGCTATTCAAATTATCAGAAAATAGAATCTGGGAAAACAAACCTAAGTATTCTTGATGCAAAAAAACTGGCTGAACTTTACGATATTGATGTGATAGAGATCATAAATCCTGAACAAAGTAAAGGAGATAAAATATTTATGAATAAGAATTGCAATAACTATGAGTCAAAAGTGAAATTAAACATTAGTATTGAGTTGGATGGTTCTATTGAGAATTTGGAAAAAAGTATGGAGATCTTAAAGAAGATCAATGGGTTACTTTAA
- a CDS encoding bifunctional 5,10-methylenetetrahydrofolate dehydrogenase/5,10-methenyltetrahydrofolate cyclohydrolase, producing the protein MRLIDGKKTSEEIKSEIAARVAEIKVEGGKIPHLAAVLVGSDGASQTYVGAKVKSCEQVGFQSTLVRLEESVSEEELLKVVEEINENPEIDGLIVQLPLPKHISVEKVTNKIKAEKDVDGFTPTNVGRMTLGWPSYVAATPYGIVELLKRYKVETSGKHCVVIGRSHIVGSPMSILMARNEYPGNCTVTLTHSRTQNLSEITKTADILIVAIGKPEFVTADMVKEGATIIDVGIHRIEDASKKSGFRLIGDVKFDEVAAKASAITPVPGGVGPMTIASLLYNTLLAAEGKVYTK; encoded by the coding sequence ATGCGCTTAATCGACGGTAAGAAAACTTCGGAAGAAATCAAATCAGAAATTGCTGCTAGGGTAGCTGAAATCAAAGTTGAAGGTGGAAAGATACCACATTTAGCAGCTGTTTTGGTAGGAAGTGATGGTGCAAGCCAAACCTATGTAGGAGCAAAAGTAAAGTCTTGCGAGCAAGTTGGCTTTCAATCTACTTTGGTGAGGTTAGAAGAGTCTGTGTCTGAAGAAGAACTTTTGAAAGTTGTAGAGGAAATCAATGAAAATCCTGAAATAGATGGATTGATCGTTCAGTTGCCTTTGCCAAAGCATATTTCTGTGGAAAAGGTGACCAACAAAATCAAAGCAGAAAAAGATGTTGACGGATTTACGCCTACTAATGTGGGAAGAATGACCTTGGGTTGGCCATCGTATGTAGCTGCGACTCCTTATGGCATTGTAGAATTGCTGAAAAGATACAAAGTTGAAACCTCAGGAAAGCATTGTGTGGTAATCGGAAGAAGTCATATTGTAGGTTCGCCTATGAGTATTCTGATGGCTAGAAATGAATATCCTGGAAACTGTACCGTAACATTAACCCATAGCAGAACACAAAACCTTTCTGAAATCACAAAAACAGCGGATATCTTAATCGTTGCGATAGGGAAGCCTGAGTTTGTTACGGCAGATATGGTGAAAGAAGGTGCTACTATCATTGATGTAGGAATTCACAGAATCGAAGATGCGAGTAAGAAGTCAGGTTTCAGATTGATTGGAGATGTGAAGTTTGATGAAGTAGCGGCAAAGGCCTCTGCTATTACCCCTGTACCAGGTGGAGTTGGTCCGATGACGATAGCTTCCTTGCTATACAATACACTTTTGGCGGCAGAAGGGAAAGTTTATACAAAATAA
- the lepA gene encoding translation elongation factor 4 → MNMKNIRNFCIIAHIDHGKSTLADRLLQETHTVADRDMQNQLLDNMDLERERGITIKSHAIQMKYIHEGEEFILNLIDTPGHVDFSYEVSRSIAACEGALLIVDASQGIEAQTISNLYLALGHDLEIIPVLNKIDLPGADPDSVADEVIDLIGCDKEEIILASGKTGIGIDDILKAVVTRIPAPKGDIEAPLQAMIFDSVYNPFRGVEVIFRIFNGTISKGDKIKFVNTGREYEADEIGILGLNQIPQQTMYAGNVGYLISGVKVAKEIKVGDTITHIKRPCEKAIQGFENVKPMVFAGIYPVDTTEYEELRASMEKLQLNDASLVWEPETSVALGFGFRCGFLGMLHMEIIQERLEREFDMTVITTVPSVQFRALMTNDNYEVINAPSDMPDPTRFKHIEEPFVKASIITASEYVGPVIQLCMDKRGQIKNQVYLTAERVELQFDMPLAEIVFDFFDKLKTISRGYASLDYELKGYQPSHMVRLDVMLNGEPVDALSAIVHRDKAYEWGKRLCEKLKELVPRQMFEIAIQAAIGTKIIARETVKALRKNVLAKCYGGDISRKRKLLEKQKKGKKRMRQVGNVEVPQEAFMAVLKLD, encoded by the coding sequence ATGAATATGAAAAATATAAGAAATTTCTGTATCATCGCCCATATTGATCATGGGAAGAGTACATTGGCGGATAGATTATTGCAAGAGACCCATACTGTCGCAGATAGGGATATGCAGAATCAATTGTTGGATAATATGGATTTGGAAAGAGAACGTGGTATTACCATCAAGTCTCATGCAATCCAAATGAAATATATTCATGAGGGTGAAGAGTTTATACTCAACCTTATCGATACTCCAGGTCATGTTGATTTTTCCTATGAAGTGTCTAGATCTATAGCTGCTTGCGAAGGAGCTCTATTAATTGTTGATGCTTCTCAAGGGATTGAAGCTCAGACGATCTCAAATCTGTATCTTGCCTTGGGGCACGATCTAGAGATTATTCCAGTTTTAAATAAAATAGACCTTCCTGGAGCAGATCCAGATTCTGTAGCCGATGAAGTGATCGATTTGATCGGTTGTGATAAGGAAGAAATTATCTTGGCTTCAGGAAAAACTGGAATCGGAATTGACGATATCCTAAAGGCTGTAGTAACCCGTATCCCTGCTCCTAAGGGAGATATTGAAGCTCCACTTCAAGCAATGATTTTTGATTCTGTTTACAATCCTTTCAGAGGAGTTGAAGTTATTTTCAGGATTTTTAATGGAACTATTAGCAAAGGGGATAAAATCAAATTTGTCAATACTGGTCGGGAATACGAAGCAGATGAAATTGGTATTTTAGGACTTAATCAAATCCCGCAGCAAACTATGTATGCTGGAAATGTTGGGTACCTGATCTCGGGAGTGAAAGTTGCCAAAGAGATCAAAGTTGGAGATACAATTACCCATATCAAGCGTCCATGTGAAAAAGCCATTCAAGGTTTTGAAAATGTAAAGCCGATGGTTTTTGCGGGGATATATCCAGTAGATACAACCGAGTATGAGGAACTTAGGGCTTCTATGGAGAAGTTGCAGCTTAATGATGCTTCTCTTGTTTGGGAACCTGAGACTTCTGTAGCTTTGGGATTTGGTTTTCGTTGTGGATTCCTTGGAATGCTACACATGGAAATCATTCAAGAAAGACTGGAACGAGAGTTTGATATGACAGTGATCACCACTGTTCCTTCAGTGCAATTCAGAGCATTGATGACCAATGATAACTATGAAGTGATCAATGCTCCTTCGGATATGCCAGATCCTACAAGATTTAAGCACATAGAAGAACCTTTTGTCAAGGCTTCGATCATCACTGCATCAGAGTATGTAGGTCCTGTTATTCAGCTTTGTATGGATAAGCGTGGGCAAATCAAAAATCAAGTTTACTTGACAGCAGAAAGAGTGGAATTGCAATTTGATATGCCATTGGCAGAGATTGTATTTGACTTCTTTGATAAGCTGAAGACAATTTCTCGTGGCTACGCTTCCTTAGATTATGAATTAAAGGGTTATCAACCTTCTCACATGGTTCGTTTAGATGTGATGCTCAATGGAGAACCTGTGGATGCACTTTCTGCCATTGTTCACAGAGATAAAGCATACGAATGGGGTAAGCGACTCTGTGAGAAATTAAAAGAATTGGTACCGAGACAAATGTTTGAGATTGCTATCCAAGCAGCTATTGGAACAAAAATTATTGCAAGAGAGACAGTAAAAGCCTTACGTAAAAACGTCTTGGCTAAATGTTATGGAGGTGATATATCTCGTAAACGTAAACTATTAGAGAAGCAGAAAAAAGGTAAAAAGAGAATGCGTCAAGTAGGTAACGTAGAAGTGCCACAAGAAGCATTTATGGCTGTGTTGAAATTAGATTAA
- a CDS encoding DUF4924 family protein, whose protein sequence is MKAIAEKKKSQNIAEYIIYMYQMEDLIRAYDFNLDEIRQFVISHYPISDTEKEETAKWFEELKNQMIEQEIQKEGHLADIQMIVDNLAKMHWDLLKTDKAYFETYNTAKPFVIDMILEAGDKSVGHEIQVCLNSIYGLLLAKLKGREIPKGYTEATEAFGNVLSYLSFAHANQE, encoded by the coding sequence ATGAAAGCAATTGCAGAAAAAAAGAAGAGTCAAAACATCGCTGAATACATCATTTACATGTATCAAATGGAGGATTTAATTCGAGCTTATGACTTTAATTTGGATGAAATAAGACAATTTGTTATTTCACATTATCCCATTTCTGACACTGAAAAAGAAGAAACAGCCAAATGGTTTGAAGAGCTAAAAAACCAAATGATTGAGCAAGAAATACAGAAGGAAGGTCACCTTGCTGACATCCAAATGATCGTCGATAATCTGGCGAAAATGCACTGGGATTTACTTAAAACAGACAAAGCTTATTTTGAAACGTACAATACTGCCAAGCCATTTGTGATTGATATGATTTTGGAAGCTGGAGACAAGTCAGTGGGACATGAAATCCAAGTTTGTCTCAATAGCATTTATGGACTTTTACTCGCCAAACTCAAAGGTCGTGAGATTCCAAAAGGTTATACAGAAGCTACTGAAGCCTTTGGAAATGTATTGAGTTACCTCAGCTTTGCTCACGCAAATCAGGAATGA
- a CDS encoding AAA domain-containing protein — protein sequence MPNIQEELKTSLKLLQLEWKEDLEQYKKKFLYTSISDKKEQGVCWYPLQIKKSKIGLGDRLILELERFDSNQSHVFQSGKSVSLFSNADGFQGHEFRMNGVINFVKKDVMTLTLQSNDFPDWLYSGKIGVDLLFDEASYREMESTMKAVIKADKGRLGELKSILLGETLPSFSQKVYHDLQELNPAQNQALRLINQSDDVAIIHGPPGTGKTTTLIAAIQNILKTNRQVLVCAPSNAAVDLLVEKLVDKGVPTLRIGHPARVDDKILAQTLDAKIASHESYKDLKKLRKSVDEYRKLGRKYKRNFGHEERVQRKRLLDEAGRMKEDADILENYIMYDVFQMTQVFASTLVGSSNQALKGIDFPYVFIDEAGQGLEAATWIPIMKAEKVVMTGDHLQLPPTIKSYEAAKAGLSETLFEKVIKRQPEASKMLTVQYRMPEKIMGFSSKLFYKNNLEAAVNTHIHFLTEEESVLEFIDTAGSGFSEHQEKESLSTLNAEEAKFTLKYLENLLKRVGIGKIKTEGWNIGLISPYRAQVRKFQELIFESYEYPNLRSFSELLTIDSIDGFQGQERDIIFISLVRSNANGEIGFLSDTRRMNVALTRAKRKLVVIGDSSTLSSNDFYNAFLNYVEEKGEYKSIYEFLEY from the coding sequence ATGCCCAATATACAGGAAGAATTAAAAACTTCATTGAAACTTTTGCAACTTGAGTGGAAGGAAGATTTAGAGCAATACAAGAAAAAGTTTTTATATACCTCAATATCAGATAAAAAGGAGCAAGGTGTTTGTTGGTACCCCCTTCAAATAAAAAAATCAAAAATTGGACTTGGTGATCGCTTGATTCTAGAGTTAGAACGATTTGATTCCAATCAATCTCATGTTTTTCAGTCAGGAAAGTCAGTTTCCTTGTTTTCAAATGCTGATGGATTTCAAGGTCATGAGTTTAGAATGAACGGTGTCATCAATTTTGTAAAGAAAGATGTCATGACACTTACTTTACAAAGTAATGATTTTCCCGATTGGCTTTACTCAGGCAAAATTGGTGTTGATCTGCTTTTCGATGAAGCTAGCTACAGAGAAATGGAATCGACCATGAAGGCGGTCATAAAGGCTGACAAAGGACGGCTTGGAGAATTGAAAAGCATTCTTTTGGGTGAAACATTACCTAGTTTCTCGCAAAAAGTATATCATGATCTTCAAGAGCTAAATCCTGCTCAAAACCAAGCTCTCAGATTAATCAATCAAAGTGATGATGTGGCTATTATTCATGGACCTCCAGGAACTGGAAAGACTACTACTTTAATTGCTGCTATTCAAAATATTTTAAAGACAAACAGACAAGTTTTAGTATGCGCACCTAGCAATGCTGCTGTTGATTTATTGGTTGAAAAACTTGTAGATAAAGGGGTTCCTACCTTGCGTATTGGTCATCCTGCGAGGGTAGATGATAAGATTTTAGCTCAAACGCTAGATGCCAAAATCGCTTCACATGAAAGCTATAAGGACCTCAAAAAACTCAGAAAATCTGTAGATGAATACAGGAAATTAGGAAGAAAGTATAAACGGAATTTTGGTCACGAAGAAAGAGTTCAAAGAAAACGCTTGCTTGATGAAGCTGGCAGAATGAAGGAAGATGCTGATATTCTTGAGAATTATATCATGTACGATGTTTTTCAGATGACTCAGGTTTTTGCAAGTACCTTAGTAGGATCATCTAATCAAGCTTTAAAAGGGATTGATTTTCCTTATGTTTTTATAGATGAAGCTGGCCAAGGCTTAGAGGCAGCGACTTGGATTCCAATAATGAAAGCTGAAAAAGTGGTGATGACAGGTGACCACTTACAACTACCACCAACAATCAAGTCTTATGAGGCAGCAAAAGCAGGATTGAGTGAAACACTATTTGAAAAAGTTATAAAAAGACAACCTGAAGCTTCGAAAATGCTCACTGTTCAATACCGTATGCCAGAGAAAATCATGGGTTTTTCTAGCAAATTATTCTATAAAAATAATCTTGAGGCAGCAGTTAATACACATATACATTTTTTAACAGAAGAGGAATCTGTGCTTGAATTTATTGATACAGCTGGTTCAGGCTTTAGTGAACATCAAGAAAAAGAATCCTTGAGTACATTAAATGCTGAAGAAGCTAAATTCACGCTGAAATATTTGGAAAACTTACTCAAAAGAGTCGGTATAGGGAAAATCAAAACTGAAGGTTGGAATATAGGATTGATTTCACCCTACAGAGCGCAGGTGCGTAAATTTCAAGAGTTGATTTTTGAAAGCTATGAGTATCCAAATTTGAGATCATTTTCCGAATTATTGACAATAGACTCGATAGATGGGTTTCAAGGTCAAGAAAGAGATATTATTTTTATTAGCCTGGTTCGCTCAAATGCGAATGGTGAAATTGGATTTCTTTCAGACACAAGAAGAATGAACGTTGCCCTCACGAGAGCAAAAAGGAAATTGGTGGTAATCGGAGACAGTTCTACACTAAGCAGTAATGACTTTTATAATGCTTTTCTCAATTACGTGGAGGAAAAAGGAGAATACAAGAGTATTTATGAGTTTTTGGAATATTGA
- a CDS encoding ACP phosphodiesterase: MNFLAHAYLSFDDPKVLIGNFIGDFVRGPIDEVYEKDIVVGIVLHRNIDQFTDHHPVVKDAQKMLKPQFGRYGSVITDMYFDYFLGKYWNNYHPLPLEDFAQNTYSLIEKHQKILPENFMKAFQYMKHYNWLYSYSEMDGIRRALTGLSKRTRFDSKMEVAHIFLEENHEFLRLHFGDFFEDLVKFSKNRYQVLKSEI, translated from the coding sequence GTGAATTTCTTAGCACACGCATATCTTTCTTTCGATGACCCAAAGGTGCTCATCGGTAATTTTATAGGAGATTTTGTAAGAGGTCCAATTGACGAAGTTTATGAAAAAGATATCGTCGTTGGAATAGTATTGCATCGAAATATTGATCAATTCACGGATCATCATCCAGTGGTAAAAGATGCTCAAAAGATGCTAAAACCTCAATTTGGGCGCTATGGAAGTGTGATCACGGATATGTACTTTGATTATTTTTTAGGTAAATACTGGAATAATTACCATCCTTTGCCGCTGGAAGATTTTGCTCAAAACACCTACTCTTTGATAGAAAAACATCAAAAAATCCTTCCTGAAAATTTCATGAAAGCCTTTCAATACATGAAACATTACAATTGGCTTTATTCATATTCTGAAATGGATGGAATTAGAAGAGCACTTACAGGATTATCCAAAAGAACCCGATTTGATTCCAAAATGGAGGTTGCCCATATATTTTTAGAAGAAAATCATGAGTTTTTACGTTTGCATTTTGGAGATTTCTTTGAAGATTTGGTGAAATTTTCAAAAAACAGATACCAAGTATTGAAATCGGAGATATGA
- a CDS encoding outer membrane beta-barrel protein codes for MKSRLTFLFTFWSYFLAAQENKEVRNDIFSFSGYLETYFSYDFNQPEDHLKPDFLYNFKRHNEFNVNLALLQAAYKNEDIRGNTAMTVSFLTRF; via the coding sequence ATGAAAAGTCGCCTTACTTTCTTATTTACATTTTGGTCTTATTTTCTTGCGGCACAAGAAAATAAAGAAGTCAGAAATGATATATTTTCTTTTTCTGGTTATTTAGAAACTTATTTTTCTTACGATTTTAATCAGCCAGAAGATCATCTGAAACCAGACTTTCTCTATAATTTCAAAAGACATAATGAGTTTAATGTCAATTTGGCATTGCTTCAAGCTGCTTATAAAAACGAAGATATTAGAGGAAATACTGCGATGACTGTTTCTTTTTTAACAAGATTTTAA
- a CDS encoding inorganic diphosphatase: MINPWHDVQIGKEAPEYVMGVIEIPKGSKGKYELDKKTGMLILDRVLFSAVHYPANYGFIPQTFCEDHDPLDILIISQIDIPSMTLVKAKVIGVMRMIDGGEADDKIIAVAADDQSVNYINDIDELPPHLMKEVHRFFEDYKKLESKEVKVEDFLGRDEAYRIIQESIELYDKNFRTQR; this comes from the coding sequence ATGATCAATCCATGGCACGATGTGCAAATTGGCAAAGAAGCTCCTGAATATGTAATGGGAGTGATTGAAATTCCCAAAGGAAGTAAAGGGAAATATGAATTGGATAAGAAAACGGGGATGTTAATCCTTGATAGGGTTCTTTTTTCAGCAGTTCATTATCCTGCAAACTATGGCTTTATTCCACAGACTTTCTGTGAGGATCATGATCCATTAGATATCCTTATTATTTCTCAAATTGATATTCCTTCGATGACATTAGTGAAAGCAAAAGTAATCGGTGTCATGAGGATGATTGATGGTGGCGAAGCAGATGATAAAATTATTGCTGTGGCAGCTGATGATCAGTCTGTCAATTACATCAATGATATCGATGAATTGCCTCCACATTTGATGAAGGAAGTCCATAGGTTTTTTGAGGACTATAAGAAATTAGAAAGTAAGGAAGTGAAAGTGGAAGATTTCTTAGGTAGAGATGAAGCATATAGAATTATCCAAGAGAGCATAGAGCTTTATGATAAAAATTTTAGAACACAGCGATAA